In a genomic window of Mycosarcoma maydis chromosome 5, whole genome shotgun sequence:
- a CDS encoding putative hsp90 cochaperone, which produces MSVADLKAKGNAAFAAKDYQGAIQNYNDAIAAATSAEDNVHVLYSNRSACYAGLRDWNKALEDAEACINANPSFAKGYGRKGAALHGARRLEEAVDAYDAGLKIAPEDAGLKKGLADVRRAVENEAANGPGPEASLGQMFNDPQLFAKLSANPKTAGLLSDPAFMAKLKSIQANPKEAGMAFQDPRMIQVMGVLMGIDLQAFERPEGSNELPGDLENRRQDIEEQTGASASKPKPAAAAAASTSSADDVEMKDAKPSSSTTAQSAPVEEEEEDEEKKAKAAADAEKKLGNERYLKRDFEAAIAHYQKAWELHKDITYLNNLGACYFEQAKYDDCIKACEQAVEEGRSMRADFKLVAKAYGRIGSAYAKQDQLDLAITNFEKSLTEHRTPDVLAKLRETEKLQKERTRQAYIDPAKAEAERARGNELYKNGDFPGAVAAFTEAIKRDPSDARGYTNRASAYTKLAALPEALKDSEEAIKVDPNFVKGYIRKANVLASMKEFTKAMEACQQAENVDAAQQGGAKNAREIQALMNKCMNELYSQRSGETEQETLQRAMRDPEVAQIMQDPVMQSILQQAQGNPAALQEHMKSPIIRDKVQKLIAAGIIRTR; this is translated from the coding sequence ATGTCGGTTGCCGACCTCAAAGCCAAGGGCAATGCCGCCTTTGCCGCCAAGGACTATCAAGGCGCTATTCAGAACTACAACGATGCCATCGCCGCCGCGACTTCAGCCGAGGACAACGTGCACGTCCTCTACTCGAACCGCTCCGCCTGCTACGCCGGTCTTCGGGACTGGAACAaagcgctcgaggatgCGGAAGCTTGCATCAACGCCAACCCTTCGTTCGCCAAAGGCTACGGACGTAAAGGTGCGGCTCTTCATGGTGCGCGAAGACTCGAGGAGGCCGTCGACGCCTATGACGCTGGTCTCAAGATCGCTCCCGAGGACGCTGGCTTGAAAAAGGGCCTTGCCGATGTGAGACGTGCCGTCGAAAACGAGGCTGCCAACGGTCCCGGTCCCGAAGCATCGCTTGGTCAGATGTTCAACGACCCTCAGCTGTtcgccaagctcagcgCCAATCCAAAGACTGCCGGTCTGCTTTCGGACCCCGCTTTCATGGCTAagctcaagtcgatccAGGCAAATCCCAAGGAGGCCGGCATGGCGTTCCAGGATCCACGCATGATCCAAGTGATGGGTGTGCTCATGGGCATTGATCTGCAGGCTTTCGAACGTCCCGAAGGCTCGAATGAGTTGCCGGGAGACCTCGAGAACCGACGTCAAGATATCGAGGAGCAGACTGGCGCTTCTGCctcaaagccaaagccagctgctgctgctgctgcctcgacaTCGTCCGCGGATGATGTCGAGATGAAAGACGCCAAGCCTTCTTCCTCTACCACCGCTCAGTCGGCGCCtgtggaagaagaggaggaggacgaagagaaaaaagccaaagcagccGCGGAtgccgagaagaagctcggcaacgaACGTTATCTGAAGCGTGACTTTGAAGCCGCCATCGCCCACTACCAGAAAGCGTGGGAACTTCACAAGGACATCACCTACCTGAACAACCTCGGCGCATGCTATTTCGAACAGGCCAAGTACGACGACTGCATCAAGGCGTGCGAACAGGCGGTCGAGGAGGGACGATCGATGCGAGCGGATTTCAAGCTGGTCGCCAAAGCGTACGGGCGTATCGGATCGGCGTACGCTAAGCAGGaccagctcgacttggcgatCACCAACTTCGAAAAGTCGCTTACCGAGCATCGTACACCAGACgtgcttgccaagctgcgcgagACGGAAAAGCTGCAAAAGGAACGCACGCGTCAGGCGTACATCGATCCAGCCAAGGCCGAAGCGGAGCGAGCGCGCGGTAACGAGCTGTACAAGAACGGCGATTTCCCAGGTGCTGTGGCTGCGTTCACGGAAGCCATCAAGCGAGATCCTTCGGATGCTCGAGGTTACACCAACCGTGCTTCTGCCTACACAAAACTCGCCGCGCTGCCAGAAGCACTCAAGGATAGCGAAGAGGCGATCAAGGTGGATCCGAACTTCGTCAAAGGTTACATTCGCAAGGCCAACGTGTTGGCCAGCATGAAGGAATTCACAAAGGCCATGGAGGCGTGTCAGCAGGCTGAAAACGTCGATGCCGCACAGCAGGGCGGTGCCAAGAACGCTAGGGAGATCCAGGCTTTGATGAACAAGTGCATGAATGAGCTCTACTCGCAGCGGAGTGGCGAGACCGAGCAAGAGACGCTCCAGAGAGCCATGAGGGATCCAGAAGTGGCGCAGATCATGCAGGACCCGGTTATGCAGAGCATCctgcagcaggcgcagggCAATCCCGCCGCGCTCCAGGAACACATGAAGAGCCCCATCATCAGGGACAAGGTTCAGAagctcatcgctgctggCATCATTCGCACCCGTTAA